The following are encoded together in the Humulus lupulus chromosome 5, drHumLupu1.1, whole genome shotgun sequence genome:
- the LOC133780686 gene encoding uncharacterized protein LOC133780686, whose product MPKACRQVSTQEQDDAPLLASELVSRVSDNKLMDIVNNYRVPPDYALYDPLEACRADQPRLGFVALSEHILKAGGTIPLHSFFVAVLNYFDLAPLQLAPNGWLTLSCLFIGYMKLLKRAPTATEVHFLYNLMPLHNSKGFYYLQKDNNGASLIEGSVSNLGAWKRDFFFVEGPLSVREDFRTTPKRFAEPSVVGLEAKDMRWFLNAELVRKEAVRLFTIKNLNRHKLSPVSDPKLLWTISGSTKMKETLAEPCPDDDEEEEGLEEAPLDRGGFHQPPPSPGGCPPRAPYDPDIASHSQDQQDIPGCSIYPDPEGHDAFTQAPHDIGSPRADFVGLAVPPL is encoded by the exons ATGCCGAAGGCATGCCGACAGGTATCTACCCAAGAGCAGGACGATGCCCCTTTATTAGCGTCCGAGCTGGTGTCGCGCGTGTCCGACAACAAACTGATGGACATCGTGAATAACTATCGCGTCCCTCCAGATTATGCTCTATACGACCCTTTAGAGGCATGCCGTGCTGACCAACCTAGGctcggcttcgtggccctcagcgagCACATTCTAAAAGCGGGTGGTACCATTCCGCTGCATTCGTTCTTTGTGgcagtcctcaactacttcgaccttgccccgcttcagctggcacccaatggttggctgactttgagctgccttttcattgGATACATGAAACTGTTGAAACGCGCCCCTACGGCCACCGAGgtacatttcctctacaacctcatgcccctccacaattcaaaaggcttttactacttacaaaaagacaacaacggggcctctttgatagagggttcGGTGTCTAACCTGGGGGCTTGGAagcgggactttttcttcgtggaaggtccACTCTCTGTCCGTGAGGATTTCCGgaccactccca AGCGATTCGCCGAACCCTCCGTCGTCGGGTTGGAAGCGAAAGACATGAGATGGTTCCTCAATGCTGAACTTGTCAGGAAAGAGGCGGTGCGTCTTTTCACCATAAAGAATCTGAACCGCCACAAGCTATCTCCCGTTTCTGACCCcaagttgttgtggaccatctctgggtccacgaagatgaaggagaccttggctgagccttgcccggatgacgatgaggaggaggaggggctggaggaagccccccttgaccgcgggggatTCCACCAGCCGCCTCCATCCCCTGGGGGTTGTCCTCCACGCGCTCCCTATGATCCAGACATAGCCTCTCACTCACAAGACCAGCAGGACATTCCGGGGTGTAGTATTTACCCTGACCCTGAGGGCCATgacgccttcactcaggctcctcaTGACATCGGATCACCGAGGGCTGATTTCGTCGGCCTTGCAGTCCCCCCCCTTTGA